The Aggregatilinea lenta genome includes a region encoding these proteins:
- a CDS encoding GAF domain-containing protein: MDFLLNINAARILVAEHNTDRMTETAQLLQAAGYNVQKAYNVGDALFSLENGQFDLAVIDACMKDREQRPLVEQMSDLPGSMVRWLVVAEEGDPAPEALLKYGAVAFLPRAFDRETLLRKVRAALRDEVTAPTSTPAVGDTPQPFPAVPSANAIETQHLLERQLVEQRTLSTLARSLSSVLDLDVLLTQVVEAAVTLSGAEEGLLLLPDDEEKALYIRAAKGIDNKIAQNFRVKTQDTLAGQVFRSGSPILIGDQGWQKVKTEYLVKSLLYVPLTSKGQIIGVLGVNNKKAARTFNEHDKSLLEDLAAHAAIAVENARLYEESVVRTRDLGTLVRAGEAANSTLAIDRVLATIAGQLISALDVDQCYIGEWVPDAKRLDTLAVYYRARWRSADGPALPMAANRAIEEAFSKRQMVRTEPVNAYADHPLTGWMPHRYRAQSAVYIPLYTGDRMIGMVTLVHIHAPAQITAIDAKRDQIQQLAIQTVASLLGSSKTQRQQYLLHSAQQITDLVEADWCEIALWNAARGQFNTVLSYGEAIWSDEAPGLKLEGFPELQRILDEQKAGSGALTPDMQSLAKESYGKALLVVPLIIKGQTAGVVIMTDTLHERQFSRREIELAQALVLQAANALANARLYRDLELSLEKLHLTQSKLVQTARLSAMGELAAAVAHQINNPLTTILGDTEMVLQDLEVGDPNLEPLQAVSRAGKRAHEVVRRLLAMARQHTPDDTVDEIDVNDSIRNTLTLVKGHVEQGSVTLVVDLQDKLPGVAAVRGELEDVWLNLLLNARDAVANRPNSRVGISSKHDAVRKVVRVVVWDNGSGISKDQHDKIFDPFFTTKPIGEGTGLGLHICQQIVEKCKGSITFESEYNEGTRFVITLPVYAGQEAL, from the coding sequence ATGGACTTTTTGCTGAACATTAACGCTGCGCGCATTCTGGTGGCGGAGCACAACACTGACCGCATGACGGAGACGGCGCAGCTGCTCCAGGCGGCGGGCTATAACGTGCAGAAAGCCTATAACGTCGGCGACGCGTTGTTCTCGCTCGAAAACGGCCAGTTCGACTTGGCGGTGATTGACGCGTGTATGAAGGACCGCGAGCAGCGCCCGCTGGTGGAGCAGATGAGCGATCTGCCCGGCTCGATGGTGCGCTGGCTAGTTGTGGCCGAAGAAGGCGATCCCGCGCCCGAAGCGCTGCTGAAGTACGGCGCGGTGGCCTTTTTGCCGCGCGCGTTCGACCGCGAGACGCTGCTGCGCAAGGTACGTGCTGCGTTGCGCGACGAGGTTACAGCGCCCACCTCCACGCCTGCCGTAGGCGACACGCCGCAGCCGTTCCCTGCCGTTCCCTCTGCCAATGCCATCGAGACGCAGCATCTGCTCGAACGCCAGCTTGTCGAGCAGCGCACACTCTCCACGCTGGCCCGATCGCTCAGCTCCGTGCTGGACCTGGACGTGCTGCTGACGCAGGTGGTCGAGGCGGCGGTGACCCTGAGCGGGGCCGAAGAGGGCCTGCTGTTGCTGCCCGACGACGAGGAAAAGGCGCTCTATATTCGCGCCGCGAAGGGCATCGACAACAAGATCGCGCAGAACTTCCGCGTCAAGACGCAGGATACGCTGGCGGGGCAGGTGTTCCGCTCCGGCAGCCCGATCCTGATCGGCGACCAGGGCTGGCAAAAGGTCAAGACGGAGTACCTTGTCAAGTCGCTGCTGTACGTGCCGCTGACGAGCAAGGGCCAGATCATCGGCGTGCTGGGCGTCAACAACAAAAAAGCGGCACGTACCTTCAACGAGCACGACAAGAGTCTGTTGGAAGACCTGGCGGCGCACGCGGCCATCGCCGTCGAAAACGCGCGCTTGTACGAGGAAAGTGTCGTCCGCACGCGCGATCTGGGCACGCTGGTCCGCGCTGGCGAAGCGGCCAACTCGACGCTCGCCATCGACCGCGTGCTGGCGACGATTGCCGGGCAGCTCATCAGCGCGCTGGACGTGGACCAGTGCTACATCGGCGAATGGGTGCCCGACGCCAAGCGCCTGGATACACTGGCGGTGTACTACCGGGCGCGGTGGCGCTCGGCTGATGGGCCTGCGCTGCCGATGGCGGCGAATCGGGCCATCGAGGAGGCGTTTTCCAAGCGCCAGATGGTCCGCACGGAGCCGGTCAACGCGTACGCCGACCATCCCCTGACGGGCTGGATGCCGCACCGCTACCGCGCGCAAAGTGCGGTGTACATCCCGCTCTACACCGGCGACCGCATGATCGGCATGGTGACGCTGGTGCACATCCATGCGCCTGCGCAAATCACCGCCATCGACGCGAAACGGGACCAGATCCAGCAGTTGGCGATTCAAACGGTGGCCAGCCTGCTGGGGTCGAGCAAGACGCAGCGCCAGCAGTACCTGCTGCATTCCGCGCAGCAAATTACGGACCTCGTCGAGGCCGACTGGTGCGAGATCGCGCTGTGGAACGCGGCGCGTGGACAGTTCAACACCGTGCTATCGTACGGCGAAGCGATCTGGTCCGATGAAGCGCCGGGCCTCAAGCTGGAGGGCTTTCCGGAGCTTCAACGCATTCTGGATGAGCAAAAGGCCGGGTCCGGCGCGCTGACACCGGATATGCAGTCCCTGGCTAAAGAGAGTTATGGCAAGGCGCTGCTGGTAGTGCCCCTGATCATCAAGGGGCAAACCGCCGGCGTGGTGATCATGACCGATACGTTGCATGAGCGGCAGTTTTCGCGGCGCGAGATCGAGCTGGCACAGGCGCTGGTCTTGCAGGCCGCCAACGCGTTGGCCAATGCACGCCTGTACCGCGACCTGGAGCTGAGCCTGGAAAAGCTGCACCTGACGCAGAGCAAGCTGGTCCAGACGGCGCGCCTGTCCGCGATGGGCGAGCTGGCGGCGGCGGTCGCGCACCAGATCAACAATCCGCTGACGACGATCCTGGGCGATACGGAAATGGTGCTTCAGGATCTCGAAGTCGGTGACCCGAACCTCGAACCGCTTCAGGCGGTGTCACGGGCGGGCAAGCGCGCGCACGAGGTTGTGCGCCGCCTGTTGGCGATGGCCCGCCAGCATACGCCCGACGACACGGTGGACGAGATCGACGTGAACGATAGCATCCGCAACACACTCACATTGGTTAAGGGGCACGTGGAGCAGGGCAGTGTGACGTTGGTCGTGGACCTGCAAGACAAGCTGCCCGGCGTGGCGGCGGTGCGCGGCGAGTTGGAAGACGTGTGGCTTAACCTGCTGCTGAACGCGCGCGATGCGGTGGCGAACCGCCCAAACTCGCGCGTGGGTATCTCCTCGAAGCATGACGCGGTGCGTAAGGTGGTGCGCGTTGTCGTGTGGGATAATGGGTCGGGCATTTCGAAGGATCAGCACGACAAGATCTTCGATCCGTTCTTTACCACCAAGCCCATTGGCGAAGGCACGGGATTGGGCCTGCACATTTGTCAGCAGATTGTCGAAAAGTGCAAAGGTAGCATCACTTTCGAGAGTGAATATAATGAAGGCACGCGCTTTGTGATCACGCTGCCTGTATACGCTGGACAAGAGGCATTATGA
- a CDS encoding response regulator transcription factor, which translates to MTIPYILAVDDDPEVLGTLTRALSREGFEVGRATSGFDALRLLADRQPDLLLLDIIMPGLDGLAVCRKIRAEDRYSDLTILFLTARGQTDDVVAGLDAGGDDYLIKPFEVAELIARVRALIRRTQRNVITASPVLDVGLLHLDSSMHQATVAEGSPIQLTATEHRLLRYLMEHTNQALSPQHLLEAVWDYPPNTGDPDLVRAHVRNLRAKLEKGDDSMRLIRTIHGVGYMISG; encoded by the coding sequence ATGACGATCCCCTATATTCTTGCGGTGGATGACGATCCTGAAGTTCTGGGCACGCTGACCCGCGCGCTCAGCCGCGAAGGGTTCGAAGTAGGCCGTGCAACTTCTGGATTCGACGCGCTGCGGCTTCTGGCCGACCGGCAGCCCGATTTGCTGCTGCTGGATATCATCATGCCCGGCCTCGATGGGCTGGCCGTGTGCCGCAAGATCCGCGCCGAAGATCGCTATAGCGACCTGACGATCCTGTTCCTTACCGCGCGCGGCCAGACCGACGACGTGGTGGCGGGCCTGGACGCCGGGGGCGACGACTACCTGATCAAGCCGTTCGAAGTGGCGGAGCTGATCGCACGTGTGCGCGCGCTGATCCGTCGCACGCAGCGCAACGTGATCACTGCCAGCCCTGTGCTCGACGTCGGATTGCTGCACCTCGATTCGAGCATGCATCAGGCGACGGTGGCCGAAGGCAGTCCGATCCAGCTCACGGCGACCGAGCACCGCCTGCTGCGCTACCTCATGGAGCACACCAACCAGGCGCTTTCTCCGCAGCACTTGCTTGAAGCCGTGTGGGATTATCCCCCAAACACTGGCGACCCCGATCTGGTCCGCGCGCACGTGCGTAATCTGCGGGCCAAACTGGAAAAAGGCGACGATTCGATGCGCCTGATCCGCACGATTCACGGGGTCGGATACATGATCTCTGGATAG
- a CDS encoding response regulator transcription factor → MTKANLSVRKVLVIDSNLESRGKVCTVLSYDGYAVIEAETGQRAIKLAAEQRPEVIILDSQLSDMSGYDLCSRLRRTPAVEHTPILFLSVNHGAKHVARALDSGGDDYVRRPFVPRELSARVRALLRRSGDKQVNNMSSLYLDPDGHRVMVDERLVELTPTEYQLLEHLCSHPSVRHTASSLLQDLWQYPAGTGDTALVRNHIRNLRRKIESDPDRPAIILSFHGRGYMVNALVLYPERQV, encoded by the coding sequence ATGACCAAAGCTAATCTCTCTGTACGCAAAGTTTTAGTAATTGATAGCAATCTTGAGTCGCGCGGCAAAGTTTGCACCGTGCTTAGTTATGATGGCTATGCCGTCATCGAAGCGGAAACGGGCCAGCGTGCTATCAAGCTCGCTGCTGAACAGCGCCCTGAAGTGATCATCCTCGACAGCCAGCTCTCTGACATGAGCGGGTACGATCTATGCTCCCGGTTGCGCCGCACCCCTGCCGTCGAACACACCCCCATCCTGTTTCTCAGCGTGAATCATGGTGCCAAGCATGTGGCCCGCGCGCTAGATTCGGGTGGCGACGACTATGTGCGCCGTCCGTTTGTCCCGCGCGAGCTGAGCGCCCGCGTCCGCGCGCTGCTGCGCCGCTCCGGCGATAAGCAGGTGAACAACATGTCCTCACTGTACCTCGACCCGGACGGGCATCGCGTCATGGTCGATGAACGGCTGGTGGAGCTTACGCCGACGGAATATCAGCTGCTGGAGCACCTGTGCAGCCATCCGTCCGTGCGCCATACGGCCTCTTCGCTGCTCCAGGATCTGTGGCAGTACCCGGCTGGCACCGGCGACACTGCTCTGGTCCGCAACCACATCCGCAACCTGCGGCGTAAGATCGAGTCCGATCCCGATCGGCCCGCCATCATCCTCTCATTTCACGGTCGCGGCTACATGGTGAATGCGCTCGTTTTGTACCCGGAACGCCAGGTCTAA
- a CDS encoding TadE family protein — MRARYRRMLAILDGAPTGARGQSLVELTLTVPILLVMLMGLVEVGWFANNYMVLLDNVREAGRRGAVLDPLTDWEAHQEKVYHRMDCENTDQYFNTGAGDNGILRNSTDGWPWKDLGAYGYVDGTEHTSAYGFYDDVACLILRNMAPLDFDSTTDDIIISVFSYAVIDPNPTDDDPSDKVVRVIGRFPPDTNECSGEPDPFDWRGAGLLDPPDGDATDDGEFYESTDGNTPYYDATSDEVRGFVMRGNHVAEDDAVGLPCLGSDFSTAEVQNLLNFNNITDPTEHTDKIDNTRKFGMVLVEMDWKHRQLFGMPWFNLGPLNNGPYVHVWTFFPVSGAELDLQDADLDPAYFQ, encoded by the coding sequence ATGCGAGCCAGATATCGTCGAATGCTCGCCATCCTCGATGGTGCCCCAACTGGTGCTCGCGGCCAGAGCCTGGTCGAGCTAACTCTGACCGTGCCGATCCTGTTGGTGATGCTGATGGGGCTGGTCGAGGTGGGCTGGTTCGCCAACAACTATATGGTGCTGCTGGACAACGTGCGCGAGGCGGGACGTCGCGGCGCGGTCCTCGATCCGCTCACCGACTGGGAAGCCCATCAGGAAAAGGTCTATCACAGGATGGACTGCGAGAATACCGATCAATATTTCAATACAGGTGCAGGTGACAACGGTATTCTCCGCAACTCGACCGACGGTTGGCCGTGGAAGGATTTAGGCGCGTACGGGTATGTAGACGGCACTGAACATACTAGCGCATACGGGTTCTACGACGACGTAGCCTGCCTTATTTTGCGCAATATGGCACCGCTCGACTTTGACAGCACCACTGATGACATCATTATCTCGGTGTTTTCCTACGCGGTGATTGACCCGAACCCGACCGACGACGATCCGAGCGACAAAGTCGTCCGCGTGATTGGGCGCTTCCCGCCTGACACGAACGAATGCTCCGGCGAACCTGATCCATTCGATTGGCGCGGCGCAGGTCTCCTGGATCCTCCCGATGGGGACGCCACTGATGACGGCGAATTTTACGAAAGCACCGATGGCAACACACCCTATTACGACGCGACGTCTGACGAGGTGCGCGGCTTTGTGATGCGCGGCAACCACGTGGCCGAAGATGACGCCGTAGGACTGCCCTGCCTGGGGTCCGATTTTTCGACGGCGGAAGTGCAAAATCTGCTCAACTTCAACAATATCACCGACCCGACGGAACACACCGACAAGATCGACAACACTCGCAAGTTCGGCATGGTCCTGGTCGAGATGGATTGGAAACACCGGCAACTGTTTGGAATGCCCTGGTTTAATCTTGGCCCGCTGAACAATGGCCCGTACGTCCACGTGTGGACCTTCTTCCCGGTCTCCGGCGCGGAACTCGATCTCCAGGATGCGGATCTTGACCCAGCGTATTTCCAGTAG
- a CDS encoding pilus assembly protein TadG-related protein produces MKSLVFQNPVARRFRRSQRGQSIVLLAIAFLALIAFVGLVTDVAMMFVRYAALRRAVDSAAIAAAGQIREGTNYAEVTMAAEQYIQLHGIDPDTVLVETCETDIYQWRVGLGPWDGEPHPEEYDGTGNLVSVATQMGEDTELCNWDDPRKLVRVSAQITSPTSFLRLFGFDDFILEATSLSETAVLDVALVIDTSESMSKYTYLPSATTGETRNTIYDDSGLTPDQLPSRCFGGYGGSSPYKYRWGGCCNDVGTGYVGDGSDQSNGVFLPNGLLWHDANANGLYDPGEEGVLPGTMSDWVGYDADPRAPEEKAEYFNFTTLVCEPFKQVKDAARLFIKRLDFVRGDRVVFVTFDRNGTVYDPDGTESTFRPLINSESVAIQTLNEKIGVWINPNQWQDWDLCQEELSSKMAWGSWTDLGSDPATEPDLRPYAYESIAPCGNTNIGGGIRSAVNALTDPDDIRREAVWVMIVLSDGAANATDRSVDTTGYPGIEERVYGGYGYCPWWTFCRQTIPAGQEFEGEPWPECTGNNPSQVEYSAPACNDDQSDTRHFCLDADLEQEVGNVECGQSGHYDADDYARDMADFAGLISIADGKPGNYIAMYSIAFGEEVINAATGAPLLRYIADAGDNGIIDNNTEQDWRDDRALNGSLTAAELGVLDPCTDSDTGNPLDPTTQCGQYYYATDQASLLHVFEQIASRMFTRISR; encoded by the coding sequence ATGAAGAGCTTAGTATTCCAGAACCCTGTCGCCCGGCGCTTTCGGCGCAGCCAGCGCGGGCAATCGATTGTGCTGTTGGCGATAGCCTTTCTGGCGCTTATCGCATTTGTGGGACTTGTCACCGATGTGGCGATGATGTTCGTGCGCTACGCGGCGCTGCGTCGTGCGGTGGACTCGGCGGCGATCGCGGCTGCCGGGCAGATCCGCGAGGGAACGAACTACGCAGAAGTGACGATGGCCGCCGAGCAGTACATCCAACTGCACGGCATCGATCCCGACACGGTGCTCGTCGAAACCTGCGAAACCGACATCTACCAATGGCGCGTGGGCCTAGGGCCGTGGGATGGTGAACCGCACCCGGAAGAGTATGATGGCACCGGCAACCTTGTTTCGGTCGCGACGCAGATGGGTGAAGACACCGAGCTGTGTAACTGGGATGACCCGCGTAAGCTGGTGCGCGTCAGCGCTCAAATCACGTCGCCTACCTCGTTCCTGAGGTTGTTTGGCTTCGACGACTTTATTCTTGAGGCGACGTCGCTGTCTGAGACGGCGGTGCTCGACGTGGCGTTGGTGATCGACACGTCCGAGTCGATGTCGAAGTATACGTATCTGCCATCTGCAACTACAGGTGAGACCAGGAACACGATTTACGACGATTCCGGGCTGACGCCCGATCAGCTGCCCAGTCGCTGCTTTGGCGGCTATGGCGGATCAAGCCCCTACAAGTACCGTTGGGGCGGCTGTTGTAACGACGTGGGTACGGGTTACGTTGGTGATGGTTCAGATCAGAGCAACGGCGTTTTCTTGCCCAACGGTTTGCTTTGGCACGATGCGAATGCGAATGGCCTGTATGATCCCGGCGAAGAAGGTGTGCTGCCCGGCACGATGTCGGACTGGGTGGGATATGACGCGGACCCACGCGCGCCGGAAGAGAAGGCGGAGTATTTCAACTTCACGACCTTGGTTTGCGAGCCATTCAAGCAAGTAAAGGACGCCGCGCGGCTGTTCATCAAGCGCCTGGACTTTGTGCGCGGCGACCGCGTCGTGTTCGTGACCTTCGACCGCAACGGCACGGTCTACGATCCTGACGGCACCGAGAGTACGTTCCGTCCCCTGATCAACAGCGAAAGCGTTGCTATTCAGACACTGAATGAAAAGATTGGTGTGTGGATTAACCCGAACCAGTGGCAGGACTGGGACCTGTGTCAGGAAGAACTTTCGTCCAAGATGGCATGGGGTAGTTGGACTGACCTGGGGTCGGATCCGGCGACGGAGCCGGACCTGCGCCCGTACGCCTACGAAAGTATCGCGCCCTGCGGGAACACGAACATCGGCGGCGGTATCCGCAGCGCGGTCAACGCCCTGACGGATCCCGACGACATCCGACGCGAAGCCGTGTGGGTCATGATCGTGTTGAGCGACGGTGCTGCGAACGCCACCGACCGCAGCGTGGACACCACTGGCTATCCAGGCATTGAGGAACGCGTTTACGGTGGCTACGGTTACTGCCCGTGGTGGACCTTCTGCCGTCAGACCATTCCTGCGGGGCAGGAATTCGAGGGCGAACCCTGGCCGGAGTGTACTGGCAACAACCCGTCGCAGGTCGAGTATTCGGCGCCGGCCTGCAACGACGACCAGTCCGATACGCGTCACTTCTGTCTGGATGCGGATCTGGAGCAGGAAGTGGGTAACGTGGAATGCGGTCAGTCCGGTCATTACGACGCGGATGACTACGCCCGCGATATGGCGGACTTCGCAGGTTTGATCTCCATTGCGGATGGTAAGCCCGGTAACTACATCGCCATGTACTCGATCGCCTTCGGTGAGGAAGTGATCAACGCGGCTACCGGTGCGCCGCTGCTGCGCTACATCGCAGACGCGGGCGACAACGGCATTATCGACAACAATACCGAACAAGATTGGCGTGATGATCGTGCGTTGAACGGGTCGCTGACGGCGGCAGAGCTTGGTGTGCTGGACCCGTGCACCGACTCGGACACCGGGAACCCGCTCGATCCAACGACACAGTGTGGCCAGTACTACTATGCGACCGACCAGGCAAGCCTGCTGCATGTATTCGAGCAAATTGCCAGCCGTATGTTCACCCGCATCTCGCGGTAA
- a CDS encoding TadE/TadG family type IV pilus assembly protein, with protein MYPTEEHKDTPARSRRGQTMAEFALTLPILLMLMFGVIEFARIFHAWITLQNSARTAARYAVTGQWDEDSVAAAIGYVEDGKTGEERRQLILDTLIPCTTDPDALFTAHWGRDCDPAQQEDQGLRADLARLPSIIERARYGAQGLGISDGDHIVGLTNPYTSADINTETVDDSSKGWFHVWMCSERRQLDDDEQQRYKPSADRTDRICEVVNGEPNSANQYDAGGPGDAVEIIVFFNHPLITPLGLVDYVPLQARRVMINESFRSTRVVNLPGNLVGPTWTASHTATGTSTNTLTYTPTITLTPSFTPSITDTPASPTASPLCEDLGFRLTDPVQLVGNTLQVAVTNSGPAPFFLSGATVQWKRISIYPDMYASAMQFVGRAALWSGHDSGGSDPQYGTIDMTDNPPYPYQAWLSGPPNYDERRVETGDTIWQMRFSNGPSDLNSRLRTGDFGGTVLYFSTEWGGATHDCTLPLTDLPLPTSTPETPQPTPACSDYALTLNNFLSGGVVQYRVQNTGAGVGRLTGFSVNWDTYNRPFFDDKSYLLDRISVGGTSATDSSGIVMWNGTNGASDRTPPVVASTTSGTGWNTAVALSPGAVVNVWLVFTNLGSGNTDFDNLGVFRSDFNATTFTFDEDPNCSRQVLINTPTVTYTPTNTAIPTATQVPVDLCPNIDGIQATIPPGMVIDSNGNCVTDACPNIIGIQQSVPSGYWVDSNGNCQPDVCPNISGIQQSIPSGMVIDSGGNCVTDACPNISGIQQSVPSGYWVDSNGNCQPDVCPNISGIQQSIPSGMSKDSNGNCVPDACPNISGIQSSVPSGYWVDSNGNCQPDVCPNISGVQQSIPSGMVKDSNGNCVSPTPVLTNTPTNTAVPTDVPPPTPVPTETATRAYTPEHHEG; from the coding sequence ATGTACCCGACCGAAGAACACAAGGACACGCCAGCTCGGAGCCGCCGTGGTCAGACGATGGCCGAGTTTGCGCTGACGCTGCCAATCCTGCTGATGTTGATGTTTGGCGTCATCGAGTTTGCACGCATCTTCCATGCCTGGATTACGCTGCAGAATTCAGCACGTACTGCGGCGCGTTATGCCGTCACCGGCCAGTGGGACGAAGACAGCGTTGCGGCAGCCATTGGCTATGTCGAAGACGGCAAAACCGGCGAAGAACGTCGGCAGCTAATCCTCGATACGCTTATTCCGTGCACGACCGATCCCGACGCCCTGTTTACCGCCCACTGGGGGCGCGACTGTGACCCGGCTCAGCAAGAAGACCAGGGCCTGCGCGCAGACCTGGCGCGCCTGCCCTCGATCATCGAGCGCGCGCGATACGGTGCTCAAGGGTTGGGAATTTCTGACGGCGATCACATTGTCGGACTGACGAATCCGTACACCAGTGCTGATATCAATACTGAGACGGTAGACGATAGCTCTAAAGGCTGGTTCCACGTCTGGATGTGCAGTGAGCGCCGCCAGTTGGATGATGACGAACAGCAGCGCTATAAACCAAGTGCGGATCGCACCGACCGGATCTGTGAGGTGGTTAACGGCGAGCCAAACAGCGCGAACCAGTATGACGCGGGTGGCCCGGGTGACGCGGTCGAAATCATCGTGTTCTTCAACCATCCGCTGATCACGCCGCTGGGGCTGGTGGACTACGTGCCTCTGCAGGCGCGCCGTGTGATGATCAACGAATCGTTTCGTTCGACGCGCGTCGTGAACTTGCCCGGTAATCTGGTCGGCCCGACGTGGACGGCCAGCCATACGGCGACTGGAACGAGCACGAATACGCTCACCTATACGCCGACTATTACACTGACGCCATCGTTTACGCCGAGCATCACCGATACACCCGCATCCCCGACCGCGTCGCCGCTGTGCGAGGATCTCGGCTTCAGGTTGACCGATCCGGTCCAACTGGTAGGGAACACGCTGCAGGTCGCTGTCACCAACAGCGGTCCCGCGCCATTCTTCCTGTCTGGCGCAACAGTCCAATGGAAACGTATCTCGATATATCCCGATATGTACGCCTCCGCTATGCAGTTCGTCGGACGCGCGGCACTGTGGTCCGGGCATGACAGCGGGGGCAGCGATCCCCAGTACGGCACCATCGATATGACCGACAACCCGCCCTATCCGTATCAGGCGTGGCTCAGCGGTCCGCCCAACTACGATGAGCGCCGCGTGGAAACCGGCGACACCATATGGCAGATGCGCTTCAGTAACGGCCCATCCGACCTGAACAGCCGCCTGCGCACTGGCGACTTCGGCGGCACCGTTCTGTACTTCTCGACCGAGTGGGGCGGCGCGACACACGACTGCACGCTGCCGTTGACTGACCTGCCGCTGCCGACGTCAACGCCTGAGACACCTCAGCCGACGCCTGCCTGCTCAGACTACGCGCTCACGCTGAACAACTTCCTGTCCGGTGGCGTCGTGCAGTACCGCGTCCAGAACACCGGCGCGGGCGTGGGTCGCCTGACCGGGTTCTCGGTCAACTGGGATACCTACAACCGTCCGTTCTTTGACGACAAAAGCTACCTGCTCGACCGGATTAGCGTCGGCGGAACAAGCGCGACTGACTCCAGCGGGATCGTGATGTGGAATGGCACCAATGGTGCCAGCGATCGCACGCCGCCGGTTGTGGCGAGCACGACATCGGGCACGGGCTGGAATACGGCGGTGGCCCTCAGCCCCGGGGCGGTTGTGAACGTGTGGCTGGTGTTCACGAACCTGGGCAGCGGCAACACCGACTTCGACAACCTGGGCGTCTTCCGGTCCGACTTCAACGCGACGACCTTCACTTTCGACGAAGATCCGAACTGCTCGAGGCAGGTCCTGATCAATACGCCGACGGTAACCTATACGCCGACCAATACCGCTATACCGACCGCGACCCAAGTGCCGGTGGACCTGTGTCCGAACATCGACGGCATTCAGGCCACGATCCCACCTGGTATGGTGATCGACAGCAATGGTAACTGCGTGACGGATGCCTGCCCGAATATCATCGGCATTCAGCAGTCGGTGCCGTCCGGTTACTGGGTGGACAGCAACGGCAACTGCCAGCCGGACGTGTGTCCGAACATCAGCGGCATCCAGCAGTCAATTCCCTCCGGTATGGTCATCGACAGTGGTGGCAACTGCGTGACGGACGCCTGTCCGAACATCAGCGGCATTCAGCAGTCGGTGCCATCCGGCTACTGGGTAGACAGCAACGGCAACTGCCAGCCGGACGTATGCCCGAACATCAGCGGCATCCAGCAGTCGATCCCGTCCGGGATGAGCAAGGACAGCAACGGCAACTGTGTGCCGGACGCATGCCCAAACATCAGCGGTATCCAATCTTCGGTGCCATCCGGCTACTGGGTGGACAGTAATGGCAACTGCCAGCCAGACGTATGTCCGAACATCAGCGGCGTCCAGCAGTCGATTCCGTCCGGCATGGTCAAGGACAGCAACGGCAACTGCGTCAGCCCGACGCCGGTCCTGACAAATACGCCGACGAATACGGCGGTCCCGACGGACGTGCCGCCGCCAACGCCCGTGCCAACGGAAACGGCGACACGCGCATACACGCCCGAGCACCACGAAGGTTAA
- a CDS encoding DUF2085 domain-containing protein: MSTPPARSEAEMNRLVRVNRWVLRLSRHWLGIALVFLFLYVGLSLSAPVLMEAGAEGPANVIYTLYSPLCHQFAFRSWFFFGDQLTYPRAISGSDLTPFEVYAARDPHFAGLDLYQWTADLQLQSRSFKGNEEMGYKTALCERDVATYGMMALAGVGFSVVRKKLRPAPVWLYVLLGLGPIGLDGFSQLLSYPPFELWPVRETLPIYRLLTGMTFGLMNIWLAFPYLESSMRDTADAVEAKLAQAEQRLSELRARNV; this comes from the coding sequence ATGAGCACTCCGCCCGCCCGCAGCGAAGCCGAGATGAATCGTCTTGTCCGTGTCAACCGATGGGTGCTGCGGCTTTCGCGTCACTGGCTGGGAATCGCGCTCGTGTTCCTGTTTCTGTACGTTGGCCTGTCGCTCAGCGCGCCGGTGCTGATGGAAGCAGGCGCGGAGGGTCCGGCCAACGTGATCTACACGTTGTACAGCCCGCTGTGCCACCAGTTTGCGTTCCGGTCGTGGTTCTTCTTCGGCGACCAGCTCACCTACCCGCGCGCGATCAGCGGGTCGGACCTGACGCCGTTTGAGGTGTATGCCGCGCGGGATCCGCATTTCGCCGGACTGGACCTGTACCAGTGGACGGCGGACTTACAGCTTCAATCGCGCTCCTTCAAGGGCAACGAGGAGATGGGCTACAAGACCGCCCTGTGCGAGCGCGACGTGGCGACCTACGGCATGATGGCGCTGGCGGGCGTGGGCTTCAGCGTCGTGCGCAAGAAGCTGCGCCCTGCCCCGGTGTGGCTGTACGTGCTGCTGGGCCTGGGGCCGATCGGGCTGGACGGCTTCAGCCAGCTCCTGAGCTACCCGCCCTTCGAGCTGTGGCCCGTGCGCGAAACGCTGCCTATCTACCGCCTGCTGACCGGCATGACGTTTGGCCTGATGAACATCTGGCTGGCGTTCCCCTATCTGGAAAGCTCGATGCGCGACACGGCGGACGCAGTGGAAGCCAAGCTCGCCCAGGCCGAGCAGCGGCTCAGCGAGCTGCGCGCACGCAACGTGTAG